In Gadus morhua chromosome 2, gadMor3.0, whole genome shotgun sequence, a single window of DNA contains:
- the LOC115558279 gene encoding nischarin-like yields MSAEVLIAAVTGHPVLYDPTLFQFRDRNSKALAWAEVSRVVGLSVNECIKKWKGLRDTYRKNRKKEKRRSGAGAGGGKPWKYARIMAFIDPFMEDRHSQTNMAGPVSETEEDTDQAAPGRAPVEDQDAPGRAQAADRLAPQAADQLAPQAADRLAPQAADRLAPQAADRLAPQAADRLAPQAADRLAPQAADRLAPQAADRLAPQAADRLAPQAADRLAPQAADRLAPQAADRLAPQAADRLAPQAADRLAPQAADRLAPQAADQLAPQAADQLAPQAADQLAPQAADRLAPKAEEQAAGKSRRKTGRGRDQTRDALDAERLITAIEAVSNRVVSQSPPEDSDSLFFRSLQEDFKKLSLKTREDLKFQMYRMVYEAKCREVGMWDEGNGVQLTTL; encoded by the exons atgtcggctgaagtactaatcgcggctgtaactgggcacccggtgttgtacgacccaaccctttttcagtttaGAGATCGGAACTCCAAGGCCCTGGCCTGGGCGGAGGTGTCACGCGTGGTTGGTTTGTCCG TAAATGAGTGCATCAAGAAGTGGAAGGGTCTCAGGGACACCTACAGGAAGAAtaggaaaaaggaaaagaggAGGAGTGGTGCAGGGGCAGGTGGAGGGAAGCCATGGAAGTATGCCCGCATAATGGCCTTCATAGATCCATTCATGGAAGACCGCCATAGCCAGACCAACATGGCAGGGCCAGTGAGTGAGACTGAGGAGGACACAGACCAGGCAGCACCAGGGAGAGCACCGGTCGAGGACCAGGACGCACCGGGGAGAGCACAGGCCGCTGACCGGCTAGCACCACAGGCCGCTGACCAGCTAGCACCACAGGCCGCTGACCGGCTAGCACCACAGGCCGCTGACCGGCTAGCACCACAGGCCGCTGACCGGCTAGCACCACAGGCCGCTGACCGGCTAGCACCACAGGCCGCTGACCGGCTAGCACCACAGGCCGCTGACCGGCTAGCACCACAGGCCGCTGACCGGCTAGCACCACAGGCCGCTGACCGGCTAGCACCACAGGCCGCTGACCGGCTAGCACCACAGGCCGCTGACCGGCTAGCACCACAGGCCGCTGACCGGCTAGCACCACAGGCCGCTGACCGGCTAGCACCACAGGCCGCTGACCGGCTAGCACCACAGGCCGCTGACCGGCTAGCACCACAGGCCGCTGACCAGCTAGCCCCACAGGCCGCTGACCAGCTAGCACCACAGGCCGCTGACCAGCTAGCACCACAGGCCGCTGACCGGCTAGCACCAAAGGCTGAGGAGCAGGCAGCAggaaagagcaggagaaagacAGGACGAGGCAGAGACCAGACTCGTGATGCTCTTGATGCGGAGAGGCTCATCACAGCTATAGAGGCTGTTAGCAATCGAGTAGTGAGTCAGAGTCCTCCAGAGGACTCTGACTCACTATTCTTTCGAAGCCTCCAAGAGGATTTTAAAAAGCTGTCTCTTAAGACTAGAGAGGATCTAAAGTTCCAAATGTACAGGATGGTGTACGAGGCCAAGTGTCGTGAGGTTGGCATGTGGGATGAGGGGAACGGGGTGCAGCTGACAACATTGTGA